In a genomic window of Erinaceus europaeus chromosome 12, mEriEur2.1, whole genome shotgun sequence:
- the CCR9 gene encoding C-C chemokine receptor type 9, with protein MTYADLVELLNGVSDDDYSSYGSTAAMDDYTDVNETDHFCSKGDVRAFASHFLPPLYWLVFIVGALGNSLVILVYWYCTRVKTMTDMFLLNLAIADLLFLVTLPFWAVAAADGWRLQTLMCKVVNSMYKMDFYSCVLLIMCISVDRYIAIARAMKAQTWRRRRLLYSKMVCFAVWVVAAALCVPEILYSEVVQNADGASCTLVYPADNSTQLKSTLLTLKVILGFFLPFVVMACCYTLIIHTLIQAKKSSKHRALKVTITVLTVFVLSQFPYNCVLLVQTIDASVKFVSSCAASTRIDICIQVTQTIAFLHSCLNPVLYVFVGERFRRDLMKTLKHLGCISQAQWVSFTRREGSLKLSSMLLDTTSGPLSF; from the coding sequence GAGTTGCTCAATGGCGTGTCTGACGATGACTACAGCTCTTACGGCTCCACAGCGGCCATGGATGACTACACGGACGTCAACGAGACGGACCACTTCTGCAGTAAGGGCGACGTCAGGGCCTTTGCCAGCCACTTCCTCCCACCCTTGTACTGGCTGGTGTTCATCGTGGGTGCCCTGGGCAACAGTCTGGTCATCCTCGTCTACTGGTACTGCACCAGAGTGAAGACCATGACCGACATGTTCCTTCTGAACCTGGCGATCGCTGACCTGCTGTTCCTCGTCACTCTCCCCTTCTGGGCTGTGGCCGCTGCGGACGGCTGGAGGCTCCAGACCCTGATGTGCAAGGTGGTCAACAGCATGTACAAGATGGACTTCTACAGCTGCGTCCTGCTCATCATGTGCATCAGCGTGGACAGGTATATCGCCATCGCCCGGGCCATGAAGGCGCAGACCTGGAGGCGGAGGAGGCTTCTGTACAGCAAGATGGTCTGCTTTGCCGTCTGGGTGGTGGCCGCCGCTCTCTGCGTCCCAGAAATCCTCTACAGCGAAGTTGTGCAGAATGCGGATGGCGCCAGCTGCACCCTGGTGTACCCTGCAGACAACAGCACCCAGCTCAAGTCCACGCTGTTGACGCTAAAGGTCATCTTGGGCTTCTTCCTCCCCTTCGTAGTCATGGCTTGCTGTTATACACTGATCATTCACACTCTGATACAAGCCAAGAAGTCCTCCAAGCACAGGGCCCTAAAGGTGACCATCACCGTCCTCACTGTCTTCGTCTTGTCTCAGTTCCCTTACAACTGTGTGCTCCTGGTGCAGACCATCGACGCCTCTGTCAAGTTCGTGTCTAGCTGTGCCGCCTCCACCCGGATCGACATCTGCATCCAGGTCACTCAGACCATCGCCTTTCTCCACAGCTGCCTGAACCCCGTCCTCTATGTGTTTGTGGGTGAGAGATTCCGCAGGGATCTTATGAAAACCCTGAAGCACTTGGGGTGCATCAGCCAGGCCCAGTGGGTTTCGTTTACAAGGCGAGAGGGAAGCTTAAAGCTGTCTTCCATGTTGCTGGACACCACCTCggggcctctctctttctga